ATGCAGTGGACGATGGAAACGCTCGGCCGCATGGGTGATATGACCAAGGCCAAATCCGACCCGGCGGATTACGCCAAGGCGATGAGCGATTTCGCCACCGCCCAGATGGAAAGCGCCACCAGCCACATGACCGCACTCGGCGAGGTCGCCAAGCAGATGCAGAGCGAAACGCTCGAGCTGATGATGTCGACCGGCAAGGATCTGGCGGATGATGCCTCGGCTGCCGCCGCGACCACCGCCAAGGCAACCGAAGAGGCCGCCGAAAAGGCGACCGCCGCTGCCACCAAGCCCGCCGCAGCCGCCAAGCCCGCCGCAGCGGCTCCGGCCAAGCGCAGCACCTCGACCGCGACCACGCGCAAGACCGGCACGACCGCGTCCAGCAGCACGAGCTGAGCGCGCAGACAGCGCTGAAACGGAAAACGCGGCCTCCGGGGCCGCGTTTTTTTTGGTTTCACTAAGATACCGCGATCAGTTGACGATGGTCGCCTCGGTGGCGGCGCGCAGCTCGTCCTCTGTCACGCCATCGGCCAGCTCGACGATCTTCAGCCCGCCTTCCACCACATCAAGCACACCGAGATTGGTGATGATGCGGTTGACCACACCGGTGCCGGTCAGCGGCAGGGTGCAGGCCTTCAGCACCTTGCTTTCGCCGTGCTTGTTGGTGTGGTCCATCACCACCACCACGCGGCCCACGCCGGCCACCAGATCCATGGCGCCGCCCATGCCCTTGACCAGCTTGCCCGGGATCATCCAGTTCGCCAGGTCGCCGTTCTCGGCCACTTCCATGGCGCCCAGGATCGCCGCCGCGATCTTGCCGCCCCGGATCATGCCAAAGGACATGGCGCTGTCGAAATAGGCCGTCTTGGGCAGCTCTGTGATGGTCTGCTTGCCGGCATTGATCAGGTCGGGATCCTCCTCGCCCTCATAGGGAAAGGGGCCCATGCCCAGCATGCCGTTTTCCGATTGCAGCGTGATCTCCTTGTCGCCCACATAGTTGGCGACCAGCGTCGGGATACCGATGCCGAGATTCACATACATGCCGTCTTCGAGTTCCTCGGCCGCCCGTGCGGCCATCTGATTGCGATCCCAGGGCATTACGCCTCCTCCCGGCTGCGCGTGGTGACTTTCTCGATCCGCTTCTCATGCTCGCCTTTGATGATGCGGTGCACAAAGATGCCCGGCAGGTGAATGTGATCGGGATCCAGCTCTCCGGGCTCGACGATCTCCTCGACCTCCATCACGCAGATCTTGCCGCACATCGCCGCCGGCGGGTTGAAGTTGCGCGCGGTCTTGCGGAAGACGCAGTTGCCCGTGGTGTCGGCCTTCCACGCCTTGACGATGGAGAGATCGGCAAAGATCCCCTCTTCGAGGATGTAATCCTCGCCGCCGAACTGCTTGACCTCCTTGCCCTCGGCGATCTGGGTGCCGACGCCGGTCTTGGTGTAAAAGCCCGGGATGCCACAGCCCGCGGCGCGCATGCGCTCGGCCAGCGTGCCCTGCGGGTTGAACTCCAGCTCCAGCTCGCCGCTCAGATACTGGCGCATGAACTCGGCATTCTCGCCCACATAGGAGGACATCATCTTCTTGATCTGCTTGGTATCGAGCAGCTTGCCGAGGCCGAACCCGTCGACACCGCAATTGTTCGAGGCGATGGTCAGATCCTTGACGCCGCTCTCGACAACGGCGTCGATCAGCAATTCGGGAATGCCGCAGAGGCCGAAGCCGCCGGCAGCGATCAGCATCCCGTCCTCGAGCAGGCCGTCCAGCGCTTCTGCTGCCGAGCCATAGACCTTCTTCATGGAAATCTCCCCTCCTGAAGCTATCGGGCATTTTGTGCCGTGCGACAGGTCCAGAGTCAACGAAGGCGGCGCCATTGCGACACCGCCTTTACGTCCCGATCACTACGGTCGCCTCAGATCACCCGCACCTGCGTGCCGATGGGGCAAAGTGCGTAAAGTTCAGCGATTTTTTCATTGTAGAGCCCGATGCATCCGTCCGAGCTGCGACGCCCGATCTTGCGGGTGTCATGGGTGCCATGGATGATGTAGGCGGGCCAGCCCAGATACATCGCATGGGTGCCCAGCGGGTTGTCCGGCCCGGGCGGGATCGGCTTCCAGTCGGGGAAGCGTTCGAGCTGCGACGCCGTTGGCGTCCAGGACGGGCCGACCACCTTGCGCACGATTTCCGTATAGCCGCGTTTGGTCAGCTCGTCGGTCTTGGGAACGGAGGTCGGATAGACGCGATAGTCGCGCCCGTCTCCGGACCAGAAATGCAGCGCGCGCGAATTGGTGTCGGCAACGATGCTGGCGACACCCAGCGTCTCGAAATGGTCACGCCAATCCTGCATGGTGAAGCTGGAAATGTTGTGGCGTATGAGCGGCTTTGCCTGGGCCGGAAGCGCCGGGGCCAAAACCATGGCACCTGCCGCACCAAGCAGCGTGCGGCGTGAGTATGTTCGAGCGGACATCACTTTGCCCTTCTTGATTATCATCTGAGAGTACTGCCCATCACT
The window above is part of the Salipiger abyssi genome. Proteins encoded here:
- a CDS encoding phasin family protein; this translates as MALTQDFTKPFKDMMGNWPMDSDAMEGAWATSAGFGEKLSNIAFGAAGKTTDISMQWTMETLGRMGDMTKAKSDPADYAKAMSDFATAQMESATSHMTALGEVAKQMQSETLELMMSTGKDLADDASAAAATTAKATEEAAEKATAAATKPAAAAKPAAAAPAKRSTSTATTRKTGTTASSSTS
- a CDS encoding 3-oxoacid CoA-transferase subunit B — protein: MPWDRNQMAARAAEELEDGMYVNLGIGIPTLVANYVGDKEITLQSENGMLGMGPFPYEGEEDPDLINAGKQTITELPKTAYFDSAMSFGMIRGGKIAAAILGAMEVAENGDLANWMIPGKLVKGMGGAMDLVAGVGRVVVVMDHTNKHGESKVLKACTLPLTGTGVVNRIITNLGVLDVVEGGLKIVELADGVTEDELRAATEATIVN
- a CDS encoding CoA transferase subunit A — its product is MKKVYGSAAEALDGLLEDGMLIAAGGFGLCGIPELLIDAVVESGVKDLTIASNNCGVDGFGLGKLLDTKQIKKMMSSYVGENAEFMRQYLSGELELEFNPQGTLAERMRAAGCGIPGFYTKTGVGTQIAEGKEVKQFGGEDYILEEGIFADLSIVKAWKADTTGNCVFRKTARNFNPPAAMCGKICVMEVEEIVEPGELDPDHIHLPGIFVHRIIKGEHEKRIEKVTTRSREEA
- a CDS encoding L,D-transpeptidase; translation: MSARTYSRRTLLGAAGAMVLAPALPAQAKPLIRHNISSFTMQDWRDHFETLGVASIVADTNSRALHFWSGDGRDYRVYPTSVPKTDELTKRGYTEIVRKVVGPSWTPTASQLERFPDWKPIPPGPDNPLGTHAMYLGWPAYIIHGTHDTRKIGRRSSDGCIGLYNEKIAELYALCPIGTQVRVI